The proteins below are encoded in one region of Desulfobotulus mexicanus:
- the minD gene encoding septum site-determining protein MinD, giving the protein MEGKIIVITSGKGGVGKTTATAALGAAIALEGKRVAVVDMDIGLRNLDVVMGLENRIVFNVVDLAKGRCKVRQAAIKDRRIENLFLIPASQSDNKTALSTDDMIRLCKKLRQEFDVVLIDCPAGIEQGFENSVIGADEAVVVCTPEVSAVRDADRIIGLLYARSITPKLIVNRIVPRLVASGDMLSHKDVVDVLSIELIGLVCMDDFVITSTNTGTPVVLDRDSRAGQAFRRIAARLLGNTEIPIVDPLEDLKGFWNRISSKMGLRKT; this is encoded by the coding sequence TTGGAAGGAAAAATTATTGTCATCACATCCGGCAAAGGGGGCGTTGGCAAAACTACGGCAACGGCTGCCCTTGGTGCTGCCATTGCCCTAGAAGGCAAACGAGTTGCCGTAGTGGATATGGACATAGGCCTGCGCAATCTGGATGTAGTAATGGGCCTTGAAAACCGCATTGTCTTCAATGTGGTGGATCTGGCCAAGGGCCGCTGCAAGGTTCGCCAGGCTGCCATCAAAGACAGACGCATAGAAAACCTTTTTCTCATACCCGCATCCCAGAGCGATAATAAAACCGCCCTGAGTACCGATGATATGATACGGCTCTGCAAAAAGCTCCGTCAGGAATTTGATGTGGTTCTCATAGACTGTCCTGCAGGGATAGAACAGGGATTTGAAAACTCTGTCATCGGAGCGGATGAGGCTGTGGTGGTATGCACGCCGGAGGTTTCTGCGGTGCGGGATGCGGACCGTATCATAGGCCTTCTTTATGCCAGATCCATCACCCCCAAACTCATTGTCAACCGTATTGTCCCAAGGCTGGTAGCTTCGGGGGACATGCTCAGCCACAAGGATGTTGTGGATGTTCTGTCCATTGAACTCATCGGTCTTGTCTGTATGGATGATTTTGTCATCACATCCACCAACACAGGTACACCCGTTGTTCTGGACAGGGATTCAAGGGCAGGCCAGGCATTCCGGCGCATTGCCGCCCGCCTCCTCGGAAACACCGAAATTCCCATTGTTGATCCCCTTGAGGATCTCAAAGGATTCTGGAACCGCATCAGCTCTAAGATGGGATTGCGGAAAACCTGA
- a CDS encoding septum site-determining protein MinC: protein MDQTVSLKGVGDGLRLHIGVPMAREKLLAEISPLFDRIRQLASGARITVDASGEDPDLLPFLRDFLIREYAVAEVIPVETVQPRQQESRKRQRDVDKSWENRKSDVLMMCGRVRSGQRIQAKGHLVLMGDVNPGGEVIAGGDLIILGSLCGMAMAGQTQKKDAIIVALDFRPTLLHIGQQVSSGPFGSGNKNPEYAFLREDTIIVEDYLGNPPFGRLPWPEFRA, encoded by the coding sequence ATGGACCAGACGGTATCCTTAAAAGGCGTAGGCGATGGTCTACGCCTGCACATCGGCGTTCCCATGGCCCGGGAAAAACTGCTGGCGGAAATCAGCCCCCTCTTTGACCGTATCCGCCAGCTGGCCTCAGGGGCCAGAATTACTGTGGATGCCAGCGGTGAAGACCCTGACCTTCTGCCCTTTCTCAGGGATTTTCTTATCCGGGAATACGCAGTGGCAGAGGTCATTCCAGTGGAAACTGTGCAGCCCCGGCAACAGGAGTCAAGAAAGCGCCAGCGTGATGTGGACAAATCCTGGGAAAACCGGAAAAGTGATGTACTCATGATGTGCGGTCGTGTCCGTTCAGGCCAGCGGATTCAGGCAAAAGGGCACCTTGTACTCATGGGGGATGTCAATCCGGGCGGAGAGGTCATCGCGGGCGGCGACCTTATTATTCTGGGCAGCCTCTGCGGTATGGCCATGGCCGGTCAGACACAGAAAAAAGATGCTATTATAGTGGCTCTGGATTTCCGGCCCACCCTTCTGCATATAGGCCAGCAGGTGAGCAGTGGCCCATTCGGATCCGGCAATAAAAATCCGGAATATGCCTTTCTCCGGGAAGACACCATTATCGTGGAGGATTACCTCGGCAACCCTCCCTTCGGACGTCTGCCATGGCCGGAATTCCGCGCTTAA
- a CDS encoding hybrid sensor histidine kinase/response regulator, which produces MSGNTETENLRRENERLRSRLQKMEERYTMTLDSISEIYFETDTSGRLTFFNQSLCNITGFSKNVLHGKVARDLCPRESATRLEQIFRHTLEKKESHALSHLEVFHKKGHTIPLEISVSLIQSPGLRLQGFRGVARDISSKIAAEKEKALFEEQLQQAQKLEAIGTLAAGIAHDFNNLLMGIQGNTSLLMLHTEPETPAWKRLIKIEAQVRHGANLTRQLLGFSKDQEGKRTICDINTLVQETGLIFSRTHKNIQMHQELSGNICPVMADSSQISEVLLYIFINAATHGMPDGGDLYVETDRVFLKETFTSPHKLPAGDYLRILIRDTGKGMDEKTRKRAFDPFFSTLEKGQGTGMGLASAFSIIKNHHGIISINSSAGQGCTFIIHLPCSSHQARGIVPASAIKTILLVDDEEMILDVAGDLLKELGHQVICASGGQEALDLFDRHSDTIDLVILDMVMPRMDGKKTIQALRKRNPALPVLISSGYEKMHLEPEDILLPEITAFIQKPFTLKGLKEAIMGFGRIQAQLDTP; this is translated from the coding sequence ATGTCCGGAAATACAGAAACAGAAAATCTGCGCCGTGAAAATGAAAGGCTCCGCAGTCGCCTGCAGAAAATGGAAGAGCGTTACACCATGACGCTGGACAGTATTTCTGAAATTTACTTTGAAACGGATACCAGCGGCCGCCTTACCTTTTTCAATCAGAGCCTCTGTAACATCACAGGTTTTTCCAAAAATGTCCTCCATGGAAAAGTGGCAAGGGATCTCTGTCCCCGGGAATCAGCCACACGGCTGGAACAGATATTCCGGCACACTCTGGAAAAAAAGGAAAGCCATGCACTGAGCCATCTGGAAGTATTCCATAAAAAGGGACACACCATACCATTAGAAATATCCGTTTCTCTGATCCAGAGCCCGGGACTCAGACTGCAGGGATTCCGGGGAGTGGCCAGGGATATTTCCAGCAAAATTGCCGCTGAAAAAGAAAAAGCCCTTTTTGAAGAGCAGCTGCAGCAGGCCCAGAAGCTGGAAGCCATAGGAACGCTGGCCGCAGGCATTGCCCATGATTTCAACAATCTTCTCATGGGAATTCAGGGCAACACTTCACTGCTTATGCTCCATACGGAACCGGAAACACCGGCATGGAAACGCCTTATAAAAATTGAAGCGCAGGTACGCCATGGAGCCAACCTCACACGCCAGCTTCTCGGCTTTTCAAAGGACCAGGAAGGCAAACGGACCATCTGCGACATCAATACCCTCGTACAGGAGACGGGCCTGATCTTTTCCCGCACCCATAAAAATATCCAGATGCACCAGGAACTTTCCGGAAATATCTGCCCTGTGATGGCTGATTCTTCCCAGATCAGCGAGGTTCTCCTTTATATTTTCATCAATGCGGCCACCCACGGAATGCCCGATGGCGGCGACCTTTATGTGGAAACGGACAGGGTTTTTCTCAAAGAAACCTTTACCAGTCCCCACAAGCTTCCTGCCGGAGACTACCTTCGTATTCTGATCCGGGACACGGGCAAAGGCATGGATGAAAAAACCAGAAAACGGGCCTTTGATCCCTTCTTCTCCACCCTTGAGAAGGGACAGGGAACAGGCATGGGCCTGGCATCGGCCTTCAGTATTATCAAAAATCACCACGGTATCATTTCCATAAACAGCTCTGCAGGCCAGGGATGCACCTTCATTATTCACCTGCCCTGTTCCAGTCATCAGGCAAGGGGAATTGTTCCTGCTTCTGCCATAAAAACCATTCTTCTTGTGGATGATGAAGAAATGATTCTGGATGTGGCTGGGGATCTGCTTAAAGAACTGGGGCATCAGGTCATCTGTGCCTCCGGTGGTCAGGAAGCCCTTGATCTCTTTGACAGACATTCCGACACCATTGATCTTGTGATTCTTGACATGGTGATGCCCAGAATGGATGGAAAAAAAACCATACAGGCTCTCAGGAAACGGAATCCAGCCCTGCCAGTCCTCATTTCCAGCGGTTATGAGAAGATGCACCTGGAACCAGAAGATATCCTGCTTCCCGAAATAACCGCATTCATACAGAAACCCTTTACACTGAAAGGTCTTAAGGAAGCCATCATGGGATTTGGCAGAATACAGGCACAGCTTGACACACCCTGA
- the alr gene encoding alanine racemase produces MHEHLIWAEIRLDAIAENIRNLRRAGSSAASMMAVVKANAYGHGAIEVARTALANGAASLGVARMEEGIALRTAGFAAPILVFGPSLSSDIKEMIRYRLTPSVYSMDDALRISEVAITTGKKLPVHLKFDTGMGRLGFTGQALSDPVTTVRKISALPGLRIQGVYTHLATADHPEKEFTRHQIQTFSRLLTSLEGAGLRPPIAHAANSAGLISFPECHFDMVRPGIAIYGIQPSVTMDKEAFPLKPALSLKTKIVQIKTVPAGFSISYGRSWTASKPTAIATLACGYGDGFPRLLSNNAEVLVRGRRAPLRGRICMDLCMIDISGIPDVCTGDTATLIGKDGSDEILAETLAETIGTIGYELVTGLMPRVPRVIMQH; encoded by the coding sequence ATGCATGAACATCTCATATGGGCTGAAATCAGGCTGGATGCCATTGCAGAAAATATCCGCAACCTTCGCAGGGCAGGCTCTTCAGCAGCCTCCATGATGGCTGTGGTTAAAGCCAATGCCTACGGTCATGGCGCCATCGAAGTTGCCCGCACAGCCCTTGCCAATGGTGCAGCCAGCCTCGGCGTAGCCCGTATGGAAGAAGGGATTGCCCTGCGTACCGCAGGATTTGCCGCCCCCATTCTGGTTTTCGGCCCTTCCCTTTCCAGTGATATCAAGGAAATGATCCGTTACCGCCTGACACCTTCCGTGTACAGCATGGATGATGCCCTGCGCATCTCAGAGGTCGCCATCACTACGGGTAAAAAACTGCCAGTACATTTAAAATTTGATACGGGCATGGGCAGACTGGGTTTTACGGGACAGGCCCTAAGTGACCCTGTGACAACGGTAAGAAAAATAAGTGCCCTTCCCGGCCTGCGCATCCAGGGAGTCTACACCCATTTAGCCACGGCAGATCACCCGGAAAAAGAATTTACCCGGCATCAGATTCAGACCTTTTCCCGGCTGCTGACAAGCCTTGAAGGTGCAGGCCTCCGTCCGCCCATTGCCCATGCCGCAAACAGTGCAGGCCTGATCTCATTTCCCGAATGCCATTTTGACATGGTCAGGCCCGGCATTGCCATCTATGGCATCCAGCCTTCCGTCACCATGGATAAAGAAGCCTTCCCCCTTAAGCCTGCCCTCAGTCTGAAAACAAAAATTGTTCAGATCAAAACCGTTCCAGCAGGTTTTTCCATCAGTTACGGACGCAGCTGGACAGCCAGCAAACCCACGGCCATCGCCACCCTTGCCTGCGGTTACGGAGACGGATTCCCCCGTCTTCTTTCCAACAATGCGGAAGTGCTGGTCCGGGGACGCAGGGCCCCTTTAAGGGGAAGAATCTGCATGGATCTCTGCATGATTGATATCAGCGGTATTCCAGATGTCTGCACAGGAGACACAGCTACCCTTATCGGCAAAGATGGCAGTGATGAAATTCTGGCGGAAACCCTTGCGGAAACCATTGGCACCATTGGCTATGAACTGGTCACTGGCCTGATGCCAAGGGTTCCCAGGGTCATCATGCAGCACTAA
- a CDS encoding thiolase family protein yields MEIQEVVAVSACRTAIAKFMGGLKDVSARELAMTAGRHAIERAGLAADQIDEICMGQVFPGMQGSLPARQVAMRIGLSHESSAVSVNQNCASGMRALEVAAHNIMLGKTRSALVVGTESMTNAPYMLPKGRMGYRMGPGQIEDQMLHDGLVDEMVPGHMGITAENIAEKYGITRRECDELALMSHQRAKAAIEKGVFKEEVVPVEIVSRKKTRIFETDEHPILDASMESMAALPSAFKKDGVVTAANASGLNDGAAAMILMSKKAALDMGLKPLMKLVNVCDMGVDPKVMGLGPAVCIPKCLQQADLSFDAIDYWEINEAFAAQWLGVGRMMEKDFGMKLDMNKVNANGSGIALGHPVGCTGLRIVVSLYYEMKRRGATLGGASLCVGGGPAVSSLWTLDI; encoded by the coding sequence ATGGAAATCCAGGAAGTTGTTGCTGTAAGTGCCTGCCGCACGGCCATTGCAAAATTTATGGGTGGCCTCAAGGATGTTTCTGCCAGAGAGCTGGCCATGACCGCAGGCCGCCACGCCATTGAGAGGGCAGGCCTTGCTGCGGATCAGATTGATGAAATCTGCATGGGACAGGTTTTCCCCGGTATGCAGGGTTCCCTTCCCGCCCGGCAGGTGGCCATGCGCATCGGCCTTTCCCATGAAAGCAGTGCCGTATCCGTCAATCAAAACTGCGCCTCAGGCATGCGCGCCCTTGAAGTGGCCGCCCACAACATCATGCTGGGCAAAACCCGGTCAGCCCTTGTGGTGGGAACGGAAAGCATGACCAATGCCCCCTACATGCTTCCCAAGGGTCGTATGGGCTACCGCATGGGACCGGGTCAGATTGAAGATCAGATGCTCCATGATGGCCTTGTGGATGAGATGGTCCCCGGCCATATGGGAATCACCGCCGAAAACATAGCAGAAAAATATGGTATCACCCGCAGGGAATGCGATGAACTGGCCCTCATGAGCCATCAACGGGCCAAGGCTGCCATTGAAAAGGGCGTCTTCAAAGAAGAAGTGGTACCTGTGGAGATCGTTTCCCGCAAAAAGACCCGTATCTTTGAGACGGATGAACATCCCATTCTCGATGCCAGCATGGAATCCATGGCCGCACTGCCTTCTGCCTTTAAAAAGGATGGCGTGGTCACAGCAGCCAATGCCTCCGGTCTGAACGACGGTGCTGCCGCCATGATACTCATGTCCAAAAAAGCAGCACTGGATATGGGGCTGAAACCCCTCATGAAGCTTGTGAATGTCTGTGATATGGGAGTAGACCCCAAAGTTATGGGTCTTGGCCCTGCGGTCTGCATCCCCAAATGCCTGCAGCAGGCTGACCTTTCCTTTGACGCCATTGATTACTGGGAAATCAACGAAGCCTTTGCAGCCCAGTGGCTGGGTGTAGGCCGCATGATGGAAAAGGACTTTGGCATGAAGCTTGATATGAACAAAGTCAATGCCAATGGTTCCGGTATAGCCCTGGGGCATCCCGTGGGCTGCACGGGCCTGCGCATTGTGGTTTCCCTCTATTATGAAATGAAGCGGCGGGGAGCCACGCTGGGGGGAGCCTCCCTCTGCGTGGGGGGTGGGCCCGCCGTCAGCTCCCTGTGGACGCTGGATATCTGA
- a CDS encoding anaerobic ribonucleoside-triphosphate reductase activating protein → MIFGGLQKNSLIDFPGKIAALVFTQGCNFHCPYCHNLGLIPMKGKDIFHEEDILLFLEKRRGLLEGLAITGGEPTLQKDLANFCEKVKKLGYPVKLDTNGSRPEVLKEVISAKLVDYIAMDIKTHPLEYSPGLCTAPMEQVLESSIRLILESGIDHEFRTTCVYPFITEEKIRRIIPIIKGARTYALQTFSSQSLYKPDFFTQGGRGLTPEETEIIQKLLAPHVGQCVIR, encoded by the coding sequence ATGATTTTCGGTGGTCTGCAAAAAAACTCCCTTATTGATTTCCCCGGAAAAATTGCTGCACTTGTATTTACCCAAGGATGCAATTTCCATTGTCCCTACTGCCATAATCTAGGCCTGATTCCCATGAAAGGAAAAGACATCTTCCATGAAGAAGATATTCTTCTTTTCCTTGAAAAACGAAGAGGGCTGCTTGAAGGACTTGCCATTACTGGCGGAGAACCAACCCTGCAGAAGGATCTGGCCAATTTCTGCGAAAAAGTAAAAAAATTGGGATACCCTGTAAAGCTGGATACCAACGGCTCCAGACCTGAAGTTCTGAAGGAAGTGATATCAGCAAAACTGGTTGATTATATTGCCATGGATATCAAAACCCATCCCTTGGAATACTCCCCGGGCCTTTGCACTGCTCCGATGGAGCAGGTCCTTGAAAGCAGTATCCGCCTGATCCTTGAAAGTGGAATCGATCATGAGTTTCGGACCACCTGCGTATATCCTTTTATTACAGAAGAAAAAATACGGCGTATTATCCCGATAATTAAAGGAGCCAGAACCTACGCCCTGCAGACATTTTCCTCCCAGTCCCTTTACAAACCGGATTTTTTTACTCAAGGTGGCCGGGGACTCACTCCGGAAGAAACAGAAATAATTCAGAAACTCCTTGCCCCCCATGTAGGGCAGTGCGTCATCCGCTAA
- a CDS encoding polyribonucleotide nucleotidyltransferase, with translation MKSFQRVLVWMVLFLCLVPLTGCGTLLYPERRHQQLQLDPGGRRIDPAVAVMDAACLIFFIIPGIVAFAVDFATGAIYLPGGSASLDSEKEPAMASLPADKREIEDKVRELAGISFDMDDPRMEAFVLDKGNSF, from the coding sequence ATGAAATCTTTTCAAAGAGTGCTTGTCTGGATGGTTCTTTTTTTATGTCTGGTTCCCCTGACGGGGTGCGGTACCCTTTTGTATCCGGAGCGCAGGCATCAGCAGTTGCAGCTGGACCCTGGGGGACGTCGTATTGATCCGGCCGTGGCAGTAATGGACGCAGCTTGTCTGATCTTTTTTATTATCCCAGGCATTGTTGCTTTTGCCGTTGATTTTGCAACAGGCGCCATCTACCTGCCAGGGGGCAGTGCGTCACTGGACAGTGAAAAAGAGCCTGCCATGGCAAGCCTTCCTGCAGATAAAAGAGAAATAGAAGATAAAGTCAGAGAGCTTGCCGGGATCTCTTTTGATATGGATGATCCTCGTATGGAAGCCTTTGTACTGGACAAAGGTAATTCTTTTTGA
- a CDS encoding ribonucleoside triphosphate reductase — MLESIKKRNGRIVEFDSSKITAAITKAGKATGEFTEREARKLTLRVLTLIKDMRLGPSPDVESIQDIVERILLDSPYLQTAKAYIIYREQRKQLRNIVSGVNGDLVDNYLRQMDWKIKENSNMSYSLQGLNNYISSDITAEYWLNRIYPPEIRRAHKEGDIHIHDLSLLSVYCVGWDLQDLLRQGFKGVAGKVESAPPRHFRTALGQLVNFFYTLQGEAAGAQAVSNFDTLLAPFIRYDELDYADIKQALQEFVFNINIPTRVGFQTPFTNITMDLNVPSILKDVPVVIGGRDMDICYGDFQTEMDLMNQAFAEVMMEGDARGRVFTFPIPTYNITKDFDWDNPRMNAIWKMTGKYGIPYFSNFVNSDMSPDDARSMCCRLRLDNRELRKRGGGLFGANPLTGSIGVVTINMPRIAYLADTEEEFKNLLDNNIELARDSLQIKRKVLERFTEGCLYPYSKFYLRQIKERTGVFWKNHFSTIGINGMNEACINFIGEDISTEAGKNFALSIMDHIRGKLESIQNETGNIFNLEATPAEGTSYSLALKDKRMYPEIVCANEEDFKKGGDPFYTNSTHLPVNYSDDLFEVLDHQDDLQAKYTGGTVLHTFLGEEIQDPAVTRNLVRKITDNYKLPYFTLTPTFSVCPSHGYIRGEKSACTTCQGPTEVYSRVVGYLRPVNQWNNGKQTEFRMRKTFSDAM; from the coding sequence ATGCTCGAAAGCATTAAAAAACGAAACGGCCGTATTGTCGAATTCGACTCTTCCAAAATCACCGCAGCCATTACAAAGGCTGGAAAAGCCACCGGAGAATTCACGGAACGGGAAGCCCGCAAGCTTACCCTCCGGGTATTAACTCTGATAAAAGACATGCGCCTTGGGCCCTCTCCGGATGTGGAGTCCATACAGGATATTGTGGAACGCATACTTCTGGACTCCCCCTACCTGCAAACGGCCAAAGCCTATATCATCTACCGGGAACAGCGCAAACAGCTCCGCAACATTGTCTCCGGCGTCAATGGTGACCTTGTGGACAACTACCTCAGGCAGATGGACTGGAAGATCAAAGAAAACAGCAACATGAGTTATTCTCTCCAGGGCCTGAACAATTATATTTCCTCTGATATCACGGCGGAATACTGGCTGAACCGCATCTATCCCCCGGAAATCAGAAGGGCCCACAAGGAAGGGGACATCCATATACATGACTTAAGCCTGCTTTCCGTCTACTGCGTGGGCTGGGACCTGCAGGATCTGCTGCGACAGGGCTTTAAGGGCGTTGCAGGCAAGGTGGAAAGTGCTCCGCCCCGCCATTTCCGTACGGCCTTGGGCCAGCTGGTAAATTTCTTCTACACCCTTCAGGGCGAAGCAGCAGGTGCCCAGGCCGTGTCAAATTTTGACACCCTTCTGGCACCCTTTATCCGTTATGACGAACTGGATTATGCGGATATCAAACAGGCTCTGCAGGAGTTTGTGTTCAACATCAATATTCCCACACGGGTGGGTTTCCAGACCCCCTTTACCAACATAACCATGGACCTCAATGTACCTTCCATCCTTAAAGATGTACCCGTGGTAATCGGTGGCAGGGATATGGATATCTGCTACGGAGATTTCCAGACGGAAATGGACCTTATGAACCAGGCCTTTGCTGAGGTGATGATGGAAGGTGATGCCCGGGGAAGGGTCTTCACCTTTCCCATTCCCACATACAACATCACAAAGGATTTTGACTGGGACAACCCCCGCATGAACGCCATCTGGAAAATGACGGGCAAATACGGCATCCCCTACTTTTCCAATTTTGTAAACTCAGACATGAGTCCCGACGATGCAAGGTCCATGTGCTGCCGTCTGCGTCTGGACAACAGGGAGCTGCGGAAAAGGGGAGGTGGTCTTTTCGGAGCCAATCCCCTCACAGGCTCCATTGGCGTTGTCACCATCAACATGCCCCGCATCGCCTACCTTGCCGATACGGAAGAAGAATTCAAAAACCTGTTGGACAACAATATCGAGCTGGCCAGAGACTCCCTGCAGATCAAACGCAAGGTACTGGAGCGTTTCACCGAAGGCTGCCTTTACCCCTACTCCAAGTTCTATCTGCGCCAAATCAAGGAGCGCACCGGAGTCTTCTGGAAAAACCATTTTTCCACCATCGGCATCAACGGCATGAACGAGGCCTGCATCAACTTCATCGGTGAAGACATTTCCACGGAAGCAGGTAAAAACTTCGCCCTTTCCATCATGGACCATATCCGTGGAAAACTGGAAAGCATACAGAACGAGACCGGCAATATCTTCAATCTGGAAGCCACCCCTGCTGAAGGCACCTCCTATTCACTGGCCCTTAAAGATAAAAGAATGTATCCGGAAATTGTCTGCGCCAATGAGGAAGATTTCAAAAAGGGCGGAGATCCCTTTTACACCAATTCCACCCATCTGCCGGTGAACTACTCCGATGATCTCTTTGAGGTGCTGGATCATCAGGATGATCTTCAGGCAAAATATACAGGCGGTACAGTGCTGCATACCTTCCTCGGGGAAGAAATCCAGGATCCTGCGGTCACCCGAAACCTTGTCCGTAAAATAACAGACAATTACAAGTTACCCTATTTCACCCTGACCCCCACATTCAGTGTCTGTCCTTCACACGGCTATATCCGGGGAGAAAAAAGCGCCTGCACCACCTGCCAGGGCCCCACGGAAGTTTACTCCAGAGTGGTTGGATACCTGAGACCGGTAAACCAGTGGAATAACGGCAAACAAACGGAATTCCGTATGCGAAAAACCTTCAGTGATGCCATGTGA
- a CDS encoding NUDIX hydrolase has translation MNNFDKIYRNIVLDHPHPGPPGNRIRPAAVSFLLTPDEAPRLLAIQKAAHPHYTWAGQVALPGGHVDPEDPDTKHTALRELEEELGISSDKVDMIGSLGHFMTLNNVCIEVLAGWWQGSGPLRHDPSEIDRVLDIPLNILMENHLASGFSGREPDWTELRYPIEDAVIWGATARIVHHFMECLLSTGNHPLSSCG, from the coding sequence ATGAACAATTTTGACAAGATATACCGCAATATTGTACTGGACCATCCCCATCCAGGACCTCCAGGAAACCGCATACGTCCAGCTGCGGTATCCTTCCTTCTTACACCGGATGAAGCCCCCAGGCTGCTGGCCATACAAAAAGCAGCCCATCCGCACTACACCTGGGCCGGGCAGGTAGCCCTCCCCGGTGGTCATGTGGACCCTGAAGACCCGGACACGAAACATACAGCCCTGCGGGAACTGGAGGAGGAACTGGGGATCTCCTCCGACAAAGTTGATATGATCGGTTCTCTAGGCCATTTTATGACCCTTAACAATGTGTGCATCGAGGTTCTTGCCGGCTGGTGGCAAGGCTCAGGCCCCCTGCGCCATGATCCTTCAGAAATTGACAGGGTTCTGGACATACCATTGAATATACTGATGGAAAACCATCTGGCCTCAGGTTTTTCAGGCAGGGAGCCAGACTGGACCGAACTGCGCTATCCCATAGAAGACGCCGTCATCTGGGGAGCCACAGCACGCATTGTCCACCACTTCATGGAGTGTCTTCTTTCTACCGGAAACCATCCTCTTTCCTCCTGCGGATAA
- a CDS encoding thioredoxin family protein gives MIHVRLFLTATLLLLFTAGNLTAQSLSWTPYKQALETAASENKQIYLYFYSPQCPWCRTMENKTHGDGKVAAYLKENFISVNINMDTNPALTRKYRVSGVPANIFLSSEGETLFSRPGHVPPQTFIRILEILHTGKHDK, from the coding sequence ATGATCCATGTTCGTCTTTTTCTTACAGCCACCCTGCTTCTCCTATTCACTGCAGGCAACCTCACAGCCCAGTCCCTCAGCTGGACACCCTATAAGCAGGCTCTGGAAACAGCCGCCTCTGAAAACAAACAGATCTATCTCTATTTCTACAGCCCCCAGTGCCCCTGGTGCCGGACCATGGAAAACAAAACCCATGGAGATGGGAAGGTGGCAGCCTATCTGAAAGAAAACTTCATCAGCGTCAATATCAACATGGACACCAACCCGGCCCTGACAAGAAAATACAGGGTCAGCGGCGTACCCGCCAACATTTTTCTCTCCTCAGAAGGAGAAACCCTTTTCAGCAGACCCGGCCATGTGCCGCCGCAAACCTTCATTCGGATTCTTGAAATTCTACACACAGGAAAACACGATAAATGA
- a CDS encoding cytochrome c biogenesis CcdA family protein: MIILEPVSLIAAFGAGLLSFLSPCILPLIPAYFSFISGVSIEELAEGPSSEARQRIRISTFGFILGFSLVFIALGASASFLGQLFSGTGFWLRITGGAMVLIFGLHLMGILRIPILQSEKRIHLKSRPVHGLAAIFIGMAFAAGWSPCIGPLLGSILVIAGTKESVEYGILLLSVYAAGLALPFALLAFAATRLMVFVKKAKGFIRVANVTAGLLLVATGLILMSDQMGRLVFIP, translated from the coding sequence ATGATTATCCTAGAACCCGTATCCCTTATTGCAGCCTTTGGTGCAGGCCTGCTTTCCTTTCTGTCTCCCTGCATTCTTCCCCTGATACCGGCCTACTTTAGCTTTATCTCCGGCGTATCCATTGAAGAGCTGGCAGAAGGCCCTTCCAGCGAGGCCAGGCAAAGAATAAGGATCAGTACCTTCGGTTTTATCCTTGGGTTTTCATTGGTTTTCATTGCCCTTGGCGCATCGGCAAGCTTTCTGGGCCAGCTCTTTTCCGGTACCGGCTTCTGGCTTCGCATTACAGGAGGTGCTATGGTGCTGATTTTTGGCCTGCACCTCATGGGTATTCTACGCATTCCTATTCTGCAGTCGGAAAAAAGGATACACTTGAAATCAAGGCCCGTACACGGCCTGGCTGCCATTTTTATAGGCATGGCCTTTGCCGCTGGATGGAGTCCCTGTATCGGTCCCCTGCTCGGCTCCATCCTTGTCATTGCAGGTACAAAGGAGAGCGTGGAATATGGCATCCTTCTGCTCTCAGTCTATGCCGCAGGCCTTGCCCTGCCCTTTGCCCTTCTGGCCTTTGCGGCAACCCGGCTCATGGTCTTTGTCAAAAAAGCCAAGGGCTTTATCCGTGTGGCCAATGTCACCGCAGGCCTGCTTCTTGTTGCCACCGGCCTTATCCTGATGAGCGATCAGATGGGAAGACTGGTTTTTATTCCATAA